A stretch of the Actinoalloteichus fjordicus genome encodes the following:
- a CDS encoding 5'-methylthioadenosine/S-adenosylhomocysteine nucleosidase family protein yields MIVILTALPVEQQAVLEHLVDVEVHPHRAGTLFDVGSPAGRSATRVALGVTGPGTLGAAALTERAITEFSPRAVMFVGVAGGLRSWLEIGDVVVGTKIHAYHGGRSEDHAFLVRPRSWDASHELEQVARRLPRSDAWYGGLAGPGEGVAPSVHFEPIAAGDVVLNSGTSPVATRIRENFNDAVAIEMESSGFAIAGHLSGSVPMVTIRSISDHADGTKELTDGRGSQRIAARNAAAFAVALAAAIDEAAGARNDQQSEAEPGNADAGGEAVRVSNVAQGNARVGQQFGVNHGGVTLTWGADSR; encoded by the coding sequence ATGATCGTGATCCTGACCGCGTTGCCGGTCGAACAGCAGGCAGTCCTCGAACATCTGGTGGATGTCGAGGTGCACCCACACCGAGCAGGGACCCTCTTCGACGTCGGCTCACCGGCCGGGCGGTCGGCCACGCGGGTCGCGCTCGGCGTGACCGGTCCGGGAACCCTCGGCGCGGCCGCCCTCACCGAACGCGCGATCACGGAGTTCTCCCCGAGGGCGGTGATGTTCGTCGGCGTCGCAGGCGGACTCCGCTCCTGGCTGGAGATCGGTGATGTCGTGGTGGGCACCAAGATTCACGCCTATCACGGGGGGCGCAGCGAGGATCACGCCTTCCTGGTGCGTCCACGGTCATGGGACGCCTCACACGAACTCGAGCAGGTGGCTCGTCGGCTGCCCAGGAGCGACGCCTGGTATGGCGGCCTCGCAGGTCCGGGCGAGGGAGTCGCGCCGAGCGTCCACTTCGAGCCGATCGCTGCCGGAGACGTCGTACTGAACTCGGGAACCTCGCCGGTGGCGACCAGGATTCGCGAGAACTTCAACGACGCGGTGGCGATCGAGATGGAGAGCTCGGGCTTCGCCATCGCCGGACATCTCAGCGGCAGCGTGCCCATGGTGACCATCAGGTCCATCAGCGATCACGCAGACGGGACCAAGGAACTGACCGACGGCCGGGGCTCGCAACGCATCGCCGCGCGCAACGCGGCGGCGTTCGCCGTCGCCCTCGCCGCAGCGATCGACGAGGCGGCCGGAGCACGCAACGACCAGCAATCGGAAGCCGAACCCGGCAATGCCGATGCCGGCGGCGAAGCGGTTCGTGTCTCCAATGTCGCGCAGGGCAACGCACGAGTCGGCCAGCAGTTCGGAGTCAACCACGGGGGCGTCACGCTGACTTGGGGAGCGGACTCCAGGTGA
- a CDS encoding NUDIX hydrolase, translated as MPEAPWTIPSIAIAVDLAVFTVMDGMFQIMLVERGVEPYRGLPALPGGFLHDAGESLDAAAARELAEETGLDASRLHWEQLGTYGEPDRDPRQRVVTVCYLAFVVGTATPQAGGDARAASWVPTSTILKGDTQLAFDHRQIIDAAVERARSKLEYTTLAATFCDPEFTVTDLRQVYEIVWDEHLDPRNFHRKVTGVTDFLVPTGRQTVRHGGRPAALFRRGSAHLLHPAMLRPCPPRPASAIQTS; from the coding sequence ATGCCCGAGGCCCCATGGACGATCCCCTCGATCGCGATCGCCGTGGACCTCGCGGTGTTCACCGTCATGGACGGCATGTTCCAGATCATGCTCGTCGAACGCGGTGTCGAGCCGTATCGAGGTCTGCCCGCCCTGCCCGGCGGATTCCTCCACGATGCCGGGGAGAGCCTCGACGCCGCAGCGGCGCGCGAACTGGCGGAGGAGACCGGTCTGGACGCATCCCGGCTTCACTGGGAACAGCTCGGCACGTATGGCGAACCGGATCGCGATCCACGGCAACGTGTCGTCACGGTCTGCTACCTCGCTTTCGTCGTCGGGACGGCGACACCGCAGGCAGGCGGCGATGCTCGTGCCGCGTCCTGGGTTCCGACGTCCACCATCCTGAAAGGAGACACCCAGCTGGCCTTCGACCACCGCCAGATCATCGATGCGGCGGTCGAACGGGCGCGCAGCAAGCTTGAGTACACGACTCTCGCGGCAACCTTCTGTGACCCTGAGTTCACGGTCACCGACCTCCGCCAGGTGTACGAGATCGTGTGGGATGAGCATCTCGACCCGCGGAACTTCCATCGGAAGGTCACCGGTGTGACGGATTTCCTGGTTCCGACGGGACGACAGACGGTGCGACACGGAGGTCGCCCGGCAGCCCTCTTCCGGCGGGGTTCCGCCCATCTCCTCCACCCGGCGATGTTGCGCCCTTGTCCACCGAGACCGGCATCCGCCATCCAAACCTCCTGA
- a CDS encoding NUDIX hydrolase has translation MSRARQVLMFTADLVILTIRDGALCLLVVERGNEPFLGRFALPGGFLRGDESIEQTAARELSEETGVDAATLYLQQVGVYSRPDRDPRRPRVVTCAHLAIAPDLPLPSAGSDARTARWLPIAEVRTLADGLAFDHDEILRDALELARAELQFRTIATAFCPPEFTISDLREVYERVWGVELDRSNFHRKVTEAEGFVIATGRRRATVNGRPAALFRAGDAATLTPPMMRPRPAAS, from the coding sequence ATGAGCCGCGCCCGCCAGGTCCTCATGTTCACCGCAGACCTCGTGATCCTGACCATCCGAGACGGAGCACTGTGTCTGCTCGTCGTGGAGCGGGGCAACGAGCCGTTCCTCGGGCGTTTCGCGTTGCCGGGGGGATTCCTGCGTGGTGACGAGAGTATCGAGCAGACTGCGGCGCGAGAGCTGTCGGAGGAGACTGGAGTCGACGCCGCGACGCTGTATCTCCAGCAGGTCGGCGTCTACTCCAGGCCGGATCGCGATCCGCGTCGTCCGAGGGTGGTCACGTGCGCTCACCTGGCCATCGCTCCGGACCTTCCACTCCCGTCCGCAGGATCGGATGCCCGAACGGCACGGTGGCTGCCGATCGCCGAGGTCCGCACACTCGCTGACGGCCTTGCCTTCGACCACGATGAGATCCTCCGAGACGCGCTGGAACTGGCTCGTGCGGAGCTGCAGTTCCGCACCATCGCCACCGCCTTCTGCCCTCCAGAGTTCACGATCAGTGATCTTCGGGAGGTGTACGAGCGCGTGTGGGGGGTCGAATTGGACAGATCCAACTTCCACCGCAAGGTCACCGAGGCAGAAGGTTTCGTCATCGCGACGGGCCGTAGACGTGCCACCGTCAACGGAAGGCCTGCCGCCTTGTTCCGGGCGGGCGATGCGGCAACCCTGACGCCGCCGATGATGAGGCCCCGGCCGGCGGCCTCGTGA